A region of Candidatus Polarisedimenticolia bacterium DNA encodes the following proteins:
- a CDS encoding helix-turn-helix domain-containing protein, which yields MENRKGKDMSDDIRELTDRDFARAIPRKQRERLLRGQLAGGEDVIALRRFVGLTQRQFADALGISIHTLRNWEQNRRNPEGPALALLRIAARHPRVLRENLAAAV from the coding sequence ATGGAGAATCGGAAAGGAAAGGACATGAGTGATGACATTCGTGAATTGACCGACCGGGATTTCGCCCGCGCGATTCCGAGGAAGCAGCGCGAGCGTCTCCTCCGCGGGCAGCTGGCCGGTGGCGAGGACGTCATCGCCCTTCGACGCTTTGTCGGCCTGACGCAGCGGCAGTTTGCCGACGCTCTGGGAATCAGCATCCATACCCTGCGCAACTGGGAACAGAACCGCCGGAATCCCGAGGGACCGGCATTGGCGCTGCTGCGCATCGCCGCGCGACACCCTCGCGTGCTTCGCGAAAACCTGGCGGCTGCGGTTTGA
- a CDS encoding BrnT family toxin: protein MHALRIEWDPAKDRLNRRRHHLSFEQAAELFRSGGDYLEIYDEEHSGQEDRFVALGRIRQGVIVVVYTEREDDVVRIMSARMATKKERRRYGESERKGHE, encoded by the coding sequence CTGCATGCGCTGCGAATTGAATGGGATCCCGCCAAGGACAGACTCAATCGCAGGAGACACCACCTTTCGTTCGAACAAGCGGCGGAGTTGTTTCGAAGCGGTGGTGACTACCTGGAGATCTACGACGAAGAGCACTCTGGCCAAGAGGACCGTTTTGTCGCCTTGGGCCGAATCCGACAGGGAGTCATCGTGGTGGTCTACACCGAGCGTGAGGACGACGTCGTGCGGATTATGAGTGCGCGCATGGCGACCAAGAAGGAGCGCCGACGCTATGGAGAATCGGAAAGGAAAGGACATGAGTGA